ccactgttgtaaggtgtgctggatgcaagagtttgccatgttattgaatattcaacattattgtctttgaggttccaaatgtacttgctgagttctgtggattatatatatatatatatatatatatatatatatatatatatatatatatatattatccaattgtggccctcgagtcaaaacgtTTAGAGACTGCACTGGCCTTTCTAGAGCTTTTCAGGTCTTTAGTATTCACATTGCATTTAAACATGTTCTACAACCTGTCACTATTTACACTTCACACACCCTCTGTTACGGTGTGGTCGCATCGTGGATGTGGGAGGAGGGCCACCTCTTGATGCCAAAGGACCCGGAGCAAGCAGGATGAAGGTAGGAACTGGTTCTAATATAGAAATCCAAAATAACACATAACAAAAGGGTAAAATAAAGGTGCGCCAAAGCACGGGAagtaaaatgctaatgttagcaagggtTGAGTTCAAAGTCCAaagcagcgcgagccgagcgcgcagaggctaagctaaaacttagcgaggaacaaacaaaaggctcgGGAGGAAACAACCTAACTGTTGCATTGAGCAAGCAAAACGTCCAGAATGAACTCAGGTAGCAGGCGGACTTAAATACTAACACAACAATCAAAAGCAGGTGTGCGTCCGAAAGTAAGAGCAGGTGGAGCGAAtgaagtagccatggtgacaaaaacaaacaaggaagtgctcaaacaatggGATCGGCGGAGTCCAAACATAATaagaaaatacacaaaagcaaacaacaaatGAATCGTAACACGTggccatctccacctctccaatgtccttctttcaacccttaaccagtgtcatcaaactaatatccttcatgtcttcatctgacttcaatgtatatataatcttGCAATTATCCACCATCATCTTTTTCCACCTTTCTACTCTTTTAGTGCGCTactttccttcatgacctcctctccgcttctttcctctctcccctctgttCCTATCCacgtccataccttcctcatacatcccCTCCATATATCCACTTCCATCTCTTTTTaaccagctaccagaaatccagaGCTCGGTAATGGAGaagttttgtgaaataataaaaaaaaaatattcacctaaaagcaaaaataaaaatgaactaaatctcctctgttctgtacatcattgtccaagtgacattatattgtcatcttcctctttatgccatttcctcaaggtgatgtTATGTATCGACAAGGGGGAAGGAGACCGCACAACAACAGGAGGTATAGCTCAATGGGTTTATTGAGTCTTTAatgaatacgtggagtgtgtatgcaactatgtgtgtggatgttagactatgtgtggaaattaaaggggaacattatcaccagacttaagtgtcaatatataccttgatggtgcagaaaaagagaccatacatttttttaaccggtttccgaactctaaatgggtgaattttggccaattaaacgcctttgtttatcgctctgtggtgatgacgtcagaacttaACATCGCCGAGGTAATgaagccgccattttaattttcaacacattgcaaacattgggtctcagctctgttattttccgttttttcgacaattttttggaaccttggagacatcctgcctcgtcggtgtgttgttggagggtgtaacaacactaacagggagggattcaagttgcaccactggcccgaagatgcgaaagtggcaagaaatctgctgccagacccccattgaatgtgccggagtgtctgcacattttaccggcgatgctaaggcagacatggcacagagatgtatggataacctgcagatgcatttgcaacgataaagtcaacgaaatcacaaaggtgagttttgttgatgttgtttacttatgtgctaatcagacatatttggtcgcagcgtgactgccagctaatcgatgctaacatgctatgctaatcaatgctaacatgctatttaccggcggtgctaaagcagacatggcacagagatgtatggataatctgcagatgcatttgcaacaatattacgtttccttccacccacatttaatgcgaaaaaaacacttaccaatcgacggatttaagttgctcgagtgtcacaagatgggaaagtcctgatagtttggtccgcacattttaccggcaatgctaacgcagctattcggccatgctatggttatgagtagcgtcaatagctattcgctcaatagcttcagtttttatctcaatacttttatactccaaccatctgtttcaatacatgcgtaatctgttgaatcgcgtaagccgctgaaatcagagtctgaatccaagctaatgtcgctatatcttgctgtgatatTCGTCatggtttgtttgtattggcagcactgtatgacgtcacaggaaaatgaacagtgtcaaggcaaggagcgaaaaaaaggcactttgacgctttttttagggatattccgggaccggtaaaattttgaaaaaaacaagccactgagaactgatttttattgtttttaacccttttgaaattgtgataatgttcccctttaacacaatgtgaattaccgtgggtttgttgaaggtgtgtgttggTTGTGGCAGCGTCCAAGTCCAGAGAGGAAGATCCCAAAGGGTTCGTGATCCAAGCAAGGTCCGTGGAGCAGGAGAGAAGCGTCCGAGGTCCAAATCCGGGTGTGGGGTCGAGAATCAAGGGAGGCAATCAGAATCCGGGTAGAAGTGCAAGGCAACGACTGAGGCACGAAGGCTGTGGGAACAGGAgaagacaaaaggacaaaatCAGGGCCAGGCACAAGGAAGGCAACAACAGGCAAGAGAGAAAGCACAAGAGGGGAGCCAGAGACGCGAGAACTTACTGTAACCAGGACTACGTTCCCACGAGAAGCAGTCAGCGACGAAGCTCTTTATTCTGTCGcctctcattagtcccaggtgtgtcGTTGGTAGATTGCCACCTGCTGTGTCGGCGCGTGGGCGCGGTCTGCGCAACGAGCATGGGGGCGTGTCCTGCTTGGCTCACAATGGAGCCTCTTGGTGTTCccacagcagacagtgtgtgtgccatgacaggtgacagaaaaacatgatacaacctgcctatcatgtgattctaccatgttggcaaaatacaaacacacaatatattgacatatataacacataaaacatggaattagaagtgaacagtacccatccctaccagcaagtgttgttgtactggaaactaatttacaaacacaacttcatcacacacaatactccactatggaattgttcttatattaaaatgagaaacaaatccatctttgtacagcaatggtttgaaaaaggcatttggtcactgatgcacttattgactgataaaaatatgttaatatttgaagatttcattaagtaagacctgcaaataaacaaaatattacaacatttaaaaaggctttcattcaaaatattctagttactgcatcttttttaattctttactatttcttcttcttattattttttttatctggaacaaaaaaatactcacaacttaaagtttccattctttccaagacggaattgaccacttaaaatattttggatgttgttttgcaattagaTACAACATTTGTTGGTTCTGTGActgggaaacacaataaacagtttattttatgaatgtatgaaaagtaaatctctgtgggatgatgtacaatattggcttttgtctgacactccaaactttgactgatattgatgttgttttggggatgttaaaaaagaaaaaaaaaacattgaaaaaaatgtttaaaacacaatactggatttatttgatttatccacaaatgtaagtttgtaaaaacaaccccATCCTTCCACAAAAactcagccattttctctcacttgtatattgcataaaggtctggggacatacatataaaataatcacaacacaatcatcataatacagagtaataacggtaatgaataaaatagattatagagacccaacaaatgattcaaagagacacatattttaaaattgtataaaagacaactgttcaaatgatgtatgaagtaaataataatatgcttcctgaagtggtccagaagatgtttcagatgtgaaccagtacatatgtatatcatataaaggtgacaATCTATGgggttattaacaattacaaatacaaatatgtaatacttcaatatttcatataaataggtctaaaattgtatgatgaatatacagtatatatatatatatatatatatatatatatatatatatatatatatatatagagagagagagagagagagagagagagagagagagtgtgtgtgtgtatgtgtatacatacacacatgtttattgcatgtaaaatatgtattttactgtttactctcacttttttactcaaattgttctgtccattttttaacaaaagtacacaatgttgcatattaatacatgtacttgactgaaaaaagcattaatataaaatgtctaatctataaatgtaaagatcatattaaacagattgttagacaaacaacaatgtcacacatgttatatgtgctgatgttgttagaaagtcaaaatgaaagtctggacagtttatttcaaatcctgcagtttcatttgctgctgctgttctcaccagcacacttgtgtttcttacactggtacttagaagacaatctttcaccacacacactgcaactcaacactttctctcctgggtgtcttctcatgtgtgctacaagctttgatcgtcaacaaaagcttctgttgcagattgaacaggaatgtgatttttcacaagtgtgttctcatgtgtcttttcaaatgttgaccttGTGCAAAgcatttaccacagattgaacaggagaaaggtttttcaccaatgtgtgttctcatgtgtactttcaaacccTGACTTTTAACAaagcctttaccacagattgaacaggaaaaaggtttttctccagtgtgtgttctcatgtgtcttttcaaactctgattttgtgcaaaacctttaccacagattgaacaagaaaaaggtttttcaccattgtgtgttctcatgtgtactttcaaactctgactttcaacaaaacctttaccacaggtagaacaggaaaaaggtttttcaccagtgtgtgttctcttgtgtcttttcaaatgttgactttctctaaaacctttaccacagattgaacaggaaaaaggtttttcaccggtgtgtgttctcatgtgtaccttcaaattgatactttgtgtaaaacctttactacagagtgaacaagaaaaaggtttttctctagtgtgtgttctaatatgtcttttcaaactctgactttgtgtaaaacctttaccacaggttgaacaggaaaaacgtttttcaccagtgtgtgttctcatgtgtactttcaaattgatactttgtctaaaacctttactgcagagtgaacaagaaaaaggtttttctccagtgtgtgttctcatgtgtcttttcagactacaatggtatttaaaagttttgtgacagagagaagatgtgaaatgagtgttgtcagtgtgacatgtcttatcatctttagagtcttcatcatcagtgtcaggagagtgtgacgttgtgtcctcactatctgatagtggagctaagagcttgtctgcttgtgatcctccacagtggtctccatcagcttctgttgtcatgtgttgtgttgagctgctgcttggaggctccccccctcccctctcctcactttcacctttcacctcatcatcttcactcttcacagggacaccagtcactgggaactcctccaaccatttaggctgactgatgccctcttcctcctcttcctctttaatgtgcggcggctcttggtcctcctcttcctctttaatgtgcggcagatcttgctcctcctcttcctctttaacgtAGGGGgttagtgggtcctcctcttccgtTTTATAGTAGGGGGTCAgcgggttctcttgctccttaaagtaaGGAGTCAGTaggtcttcctcttcctttttgatgtgtaagatcagtgggtcctccgcttgccctttaatgtgaagggtcagtttaacattatgggtctgtggcgtctcgtcttcctctttaatgtgggggggctgtggctcctctcctccctctttgatgtgttgggaatgtggtacctcttcttcctcgtgTAAATGGGGGGACTGTCGTTCCTCCTCCTGCTCACCAGGACGATGTGCTTCATCGAGGTCTGTGGGACAggaaaaacaaacattcttgataaaagtccagctttgctcagtcacatgagacattgtcctgcaccaacatatgatctcacaatctcatcagtttcccctcacagcagtcagggtacttccagctgacatatgaagaagaccttcaggggaatgccttcccaggccaacatccaatccaccttatttatataaaaacatcctaaaagtcattcctgcaatccttaatggtagacgccatatgtgaaagtgtgctgttgtccctctgaataagtcatacacacacacaggaaataatgtaccacatgccagcctccacacagtagtactagtgatgagctccccctgctggtggacaataattacagtcattttcacattcatctttagagacatgtctgttataaaagaagcatgagcacagtcaacatgttggccaagaaagatgacatctgttttactttcatttagatagtgtcaccacagttaaaccgGGATGAAGTTTTTagattactgactacaccttcaaaagataacttgtttaccttattaatattAGTAATGATGGATTAAATTAATTTAGTGCGTTTccagacactcaaattgcgttacagtgag
The Nerophis ophidion isolate RoL-2023_Sa unplaced genomic scaffold, RoL_Noph_v1.0 HiC_scaffold_61, whole genome shotgun sequence genome window above contains:
- the LOC133547096 gene encoding gastrula zinc finger protein XlCGF17.1-like isoform X2; the encoded protein is MTTEADGDHCGGSQADKLLAPLSDSEDTTSHSPDTDDEDSKDDKTCHTDNTHFTSSLCHKTFKYHCSLKRHMRTHTGEKPFSCSLCSKGFRQSINLKVHMRTHTGEKRFSCSTCGKGFTQSQSLKRHIRTHTREKPFSCSLCSKGFTQSINLKVHMRTHTGEKPFSCSICGKGFRESQHLKRHKRTHTGEKPFSCSTCGKGFVESQSLKVHMRTHNGEKPFSCSICGKGFAQNQSLKRHMRTHTGEKPFSCSICGKGFVKSQGLKVHMRTHIGEKPFSCSICGKCFAQGQHLKRHMRTHL
- the LOC133547096 gene encoding oocyte zinc finger protein XlCOF8.4-like isoform X1; the protein is MCQRTIAKYEEELCPTKEEKERQHQLLDAVFKKHQVVLHRTDLDEAHRPGEQEEERQSPHLHEEEEVPHSQHIKEGGEEPQPPHIKEEDETPQTHNVKLTLHIKGQAEDPLILHIKKEEEDLLTPYFKEQENPLTPYYKTEEEDPLTPYVKEEEEEQDLPHIKEEEEDQEPPHIKEEEEEEGISQPKWLEEFPVTGVPVKSEDDEVKGESEERGGGEPPSSSSTQHMTTEADGDHCGGSQADKLLAPLSDSEDTTSHSPDTDDEDSKDDKTCHTDNTHFTSSLCHKTFKYHCSLKRHMRTHTGEKPFSCSLCSKGFRQSINLKVHMRTHTGEKRFSCSTCGKGFTQSQSLKRHIRTHTREKPFSCSLCSKGFTQSINLKVHMRTHTGEKPFSCSICGKGFRESQHLKRHKRTHTGEKPFSCSTCGKGFVESQSLKVHMRTHNGEKPFSCSICGKGFAQNQSLKRHMRTHTGEKPFSCSICGKGFVKSQGLKVHMRTHIGEKPFSCSICGKCFAQGQHLKRHMRTHL